In Primulina huaijiensis isolate GDHJ02 chromosome 16, ASM1229523v2, whole genome shotgun sequence, a single genomic region encodes these proteins:
- the LOC140961232 gene encoding uncharacterized protein encodes MVNLPVQISRVLILSRFDALEKLRFSFSDDLLDGVLINLKLHPTAALQFFELASKQQYFRPNFRSHIKIIHILSNARMFPQTRSYLHALVDLSESNRHPVHLVYDELVSVYRLFKFSATVFDMIFKVYVESGLLKNALYVFDNMPKCGRLPSLRSCNSLLSSLVRRNEFCEVVCVYDQMLRVGVVPDKYTYVIVLDSYCKDGKIAKALEFLEGLEKLGFELHVVGYNSLINGYVKSGELEGVKKMVGLMTERGVSKNVVTYTLLIKGYCKLGKMEEAEKVFRRLKEEKRDIFSLDAKLYGVLLDGYCRVGRMDDAIRIKDEMLSSGLDMNLFIFNSLINGYCKTGRISEAKLVFTSIVEGNFKPDDYSYNTLLDGYCREGLVDDAFKLCHQMSGNGVYPTKVTYNTLIKGLCRNGNIDDALQLWYLMLQRGFVPDEIGFSTLIHVLFKERNSEKALMLWRHVLAKGYAASTVVLNTMLNGLCKMGNMIEAEQILEKMNELGFTPDEMTNRTMIDGYCRAGNIEKAFEIKGILDKKGVSACLEMYNSLIGGLFRVKKSKDIADVLSEIRVKGLSPNIITYGCLITGWFKEGEIKKALDVYLEMRRQGIAPNAIICSTLISGLSKVGRTDDANVLLKKMIDLDVVPDLKQFYKCFKSNMAGIETQKISNSLDEIAQGQKFSKHVLYNVAIAGLCKCGKTDDARKIIGDISRRGFVPDEFTYSALIHSASISGNVDDAFLLRDEMLRKGLSPNIVTYNSLLSGLCKLGKIDRALRLFHKLYSKGLVPNSITYNTLIDGCFKNGRTDDANNLLKRMTEEGVSPSNTKYSMLNRNISNISNMEEVVALFDQMDKMGIENKSTGYGTPCEAEAVGA; translated from the exons ATGGTAAATCTCCCTGTCCAAATCAGCCGCGTATTGATCCTCAGCCGCTTCGACGCCCTCGAAAAGCTTCGCTTTTCTTTCTCCGACGACCTATTAGACGGCGTCCTCATAAACCTCAAGCTCCACCCAACTGCGGCATTGCAATTTTTCGAACTAGCCTCTAAACAACAATATTTCAGACCCAACTTCAGATCCCATATCAAGATCATCCACATTTTATCCAATGCCCGAATGTTTCCACAGACACGGTCGTATTTGCATGCTCTTGTGGATCTATCGGAGAGCAACCGTCATCCAGTTCATTTGGTTTACGATGAGTTGGTTAGTGTTTATAGGTTATTTAAGTTTTCTGCGACTGTTTTTGATATGATCTTTAAGGTTTATGTGGAAAGTGGGTTGTTGAAGAATGCGTTGTACGTGTTTGACAATATGCCTAAATGTGGTCGCTTGCCAAGTTTGCGATCATGTAATAGTCTGTTGAGTTCTTTGGTCAGAAGGAATGAGTTTTGCGAGGTTGTTTGTGTATATGATCAAATGCTCAGAGTCGGGGTTGTACCTGATAAGTATACTTACGTGATAGTGTTGGATTCATATTGTAAGGATGGTAAGATTGCTAAAGCGCTGGAATTTTTGGAAGGTCTAGAGAAATTGGGTTTTGAATTGCATGTAGTGGGTTATAACAGTTTGATCAATGGGTATGTAAAGAGTGGGGAGTTGGAAGGGGTGAAAAAGATGGTGGGCTTGATGACTGAACGTGGAGTTAGTAAAAATGTTGTTACGTACACATTGTTGATTAAGGGATACTGTAAGCTTGGGAAAATGGAGGAAGCAGAGAAGGTCTTTAGAAGGCTGAAGGAAGAAAAAAGGGACATATTTTCTTTGGATGCAAAGTTGTATGGCGTATTACTCGATGGGTATTGTCGAGTTGGGAGAATGGATGATGCAATTAGGATTAAGGATGAGATGTTGTCTTCAGGATTGGATATGAATTTGTTCATTTTCAATTCTTTGATAAACGGCTATTGTAAAACTGGCCGAATTAGTGAAGCGAAGCTAGTTTTTACAAGTATAGTTGAAGGGAATTTTAAACCAGATGATTATAGCTATAACACATTGCTGGATGGGTACTGCAGAGAAGGCTTGGTAGATGATGCTTTCAAGCTTTGTCATCAAATGTCTGGTAATGGTGTATATCCAACGAAAGTAACCTATAATACCCTAATAAAAGGATTATGTCGAAATGGTAATATTGATGATGCTTTGCAACTTTGGTATTTGATGCTCCAAAGAGGTTTTGTTCCTGATGAGATTGGCTTTAGCACTCTTATCCATGTCCTTTTCAAAGAGAGGAACTCTGAGAAGGCTTTGATGCTGTGGAGACATGTTCTAGCTAAAGGATATGCAGCATCTACAGTTGTGTTGAACACCATGCTCAATGGATTGTGTAAGATGGGAAATATGATTGAAGCGGAGCAGATTCTTGAGAAGATGAATGAGCTAGGTTTTACACCGGATGAGATGACTAACAGAACAATGATTGATGGGTATTGTCGAGCCGGAAATATTGAAAAAGCATTTGAAATTAAAGGAATTTTGGACAAGAAAGGAGTTTCAGCTTGCCTTGAAATGTATAACTCGCTGATAGGTGGACTGTTTAGGGTAAAGAAATCAAAAGATATAGCAGATGTACTTTCTGAGATACGTGTGAAAGGACTGAGCCCTAATATTATCACCTATGGATGCCTTATCACCGGTTGGTTCAAAGAAGGAGAAATAAAGAAAGCTTTGGACGTATACCTTGAGATGAGAAGACAAGGAATTGCTCCAAATGCTATCATATGTAGCACCCTTATCAGTGGACTTAGCAAAGTTGGTAGGACTGATGATGCAAATGTGTTATTGAAGAAAATGATTGATCTGGATGTCGTCCCTGACCTCAAACAGTTTTACAAATGCTTTAAATCCAACATGGCCGGGATTGAAACACAAAAAATCTCAAATTCTCTTGATGAAATTGCTCAAGGACAAAAATTTTCCAAGCATGTGCTGTATAATGTAGCTATAGCCGGGCTATGCAAATGTGGGAAGACTGATGATGCAAGAAAAATTATTGGAGATATTTCCCGAAGGGGCTTCGTACCTGACGAATTCACATACTCAGCCCTTATACACAGTGCTTCAATCTCCGGAAATGTTGATGACGCTTTTCTTTTACGTGACGAGATGCTGAGAAAGGGTCTTTCACCAAATATTGTTACATACAATTCTCTTCTAAGTGGCCTGtgtaaattgggaaaaattgaTCGTGCATTGAGGCTATTCCATAAACTATACTCGAAAGGTTTAGTTCCTAACTCAATCACTTATAATACTTTGATCGACGGATGCTTCAAGAACGGTAGAACCGATGATGCTAATAACCTGTTGAAGAGAATGACTGAGGAAGGAGTTTCTCCCTCAAACACCAAATATTCAATGTTGAAcagaaatatttcaaatattagtaACATGGAAGAAGTTGTTGCACTTTTTGATCAAATGGACAAGATGGGAATTGAAAACAAGTCTACAGGATATGGGACACCATGCGAAG CTGAAGCAGTAGGTGCATGA
- the LOC140961176 gene encoding BEL1-like homeodomain protein 4 — MDNLSEQQPSFIYGAGGLMQWQRTASDLLDDQIQASFYWPQKHELAAVNVATDELSLQKFIPSSSENSHLHGFHFTSSGTASETPPSQFTWIPSSNSAENGTASSGRILEGQGLSLSLSSSLTNMDATKFKKLRIAHGELYCHSHGILGPSRHTYGFHNLGANQNIFHSPITLLSDHHDDQNQIYFGFAESVRIMTGLRNSRYLWAAQELLEEICSVGRRHFKKVGRNPNSISDQPSSSKDRHQLTHSERTGHHRRKILLLSMLDEVDARYTEYFEQMQAIVNSLDTIIGQGTADAYTGLAHKAMSRHFRCIKDAIIGELKLSCEALGEKDVTGGSGLTKGETPRLKILEQKHRQQKPIEHMGVRDPESWRPQRGLPERSVNIMRSWLFEHFLHPYPSEADKHLLSRKTGLSKNQVSNWFINARVRLWKPMIEEMYNKEFQEEVLHTAHIPISSSRGNGLEINAAEKDLSRNTINHGHGSNSSGKHVLTPGDDVAAMGELGGRGGDVVRVGNPARDVSLTLGLRHVESVPRMNQLSIRDFEAY; from the exons ATGGATAATTTAAGCGAGCAGCAGCCATCGTTCATTTACGGCGCCGGAGGTTTGATGCAGTGGCAAAGAACTGCCTCCGACTTGTTGGATGATCAGATCCAGGCAAGTTTCTATTGGCCTCAAAAACATGAACTTGCGGCAGTAAATGTGGCTACAGATGAG CTCTCTCTTCAAAAGTTCATTCCCAGTTCATCAGAAAACTCACATCTTCATGGGTTTCACTTCACTAGTTCTGGTACAGCATCTGAAACCCCTCCTTCACAATTTACTTGGATCCCGAGCAGCAATAGTGCAGAAAACGGAACTGCTAGCTCGGGTAGAATCTTAGAAGGGCAAGGCCTTTCTTTGTCTTTATCTTCATCATTAACAAACATGGACGCCaccaaattcaagaaattaagaATAGCACATGGGGAGCTCTACTGCCACAGCCATGGAATTTTAGGACCTTCAAGACATACATATGGATTCCACAATCTTGGGGCTAACCAAAATATCTTCCATTCTCCGATAACGTTATTATCAGATCATCATGATGATCAGAATCAAATTTACTTCGGATTCGCAGAATCTGTTAGGATTATGACCGGCCTAAGGAATTCGAGATACTTGTGGGCTGCACAAGAGTTGCTGGAAGAAATATGCTCTGTTGGAAGAAGGCACTTCAAGAAAGTAGGGAGAAACCCTAATTCAATCTCGGATCAACCATCCTCGTCCAAGGATCGTCATCAATTAACTCACTCTGAGAGGACGGGACACCATAGAAGGAAAATTTTGCTACTTTCAATGCTTGATGAg GTGGATGCAAGATACACCGAATACTTTGAACAAATGCAAGCAATAGTCAACTCTTTGGACACTATAATCGGGCAAGGGACGGCTGATGCATACACGGGGCTCGCTCATAAGGCGATGTCGCGACATTTCCGATGCATAAAGGATGCCATAATAGGGGAACTGAAGCTGAGTTGTGAAGCTTTAGGGGAGAAAGATGTCACCGGAGGGAGTGGGTTAACTAAAGGGGAAACACCAAGACTGAAAATTCTTGAACAAAAACATAGGCAACAAAAGCCAATTGAGCATATGGGAGTGCGGGATCCTGAATCTTGGAGACCCCAAAGAGGATTGCCTGAGAGATCTGTCAACATTATGAGATCATGGCTTTTTGAGCATTTCCTGCATCC GTACCCAAGCGAAGCAGACAAACATCTGTTGTCCCGAAAGACTGGTTTATCCAAAAATCAG GTTTCCAACTGGTTCATAAATGCGAGGGTTCGTCTATGGAAGCCCATGATTGAAGAAATGTACAATAAAGAGTTTCAAGAAGAGGTACTACACACAGCACACATTCCGATATCTTCATCACGTGGAAATGGATTGGAAATCAATGCAGCAGAAAAGGACCTTTCAAGAAACACCATTAATCATGGGCATGGCTCAAATTCGTCGGGAAAACACGTGTTGACGCCAGGCGACGACGTGGCGGCAATGGGCGAGTTGGGTGGCCGCGGCGGGGATGTTGTTCGGGTTGGGAATCCGGCGCGGGATGTGTCGCTTACATTGGGGCTTAGGCATGTGGAAAGTGTTCCAAGAATGAACCAACTTTCGATCAGAGACTTCGAAGCCTACTAG